The Impatiens glandulifera chromosome 8, dImpGla2.1, whole genome shotgun sequence genome includes a window with the following:
- the LOC124912693 gene encoding putative F-box/LRR-repeat protein 23, whose protein sequence is MLSTSRYLRSAADSSSITPCPGKKVIEAQNWVDFLPRDVSLKIMKKVGIIEILNTIPVVCHSWHKISKDPELWRYIDMENLDIENLVRLRPTDCDLVEMTKSAIDRSCGQLIDLKIASFGCDDLLMHLSNRKNQLRSLRLVACWDISDEGLSEAVKKLSSLEELHIYYGNITDEGLELVGRHCPGLRSLTFNQQGMFSRDESKSGNDEAFAIARSMPELCHLSLFGNQMSNNGLQAILDSCPHLESLDLRQCFKVDLGDFELSKRCSSIKGLRSLHDSTDDYEYDSSIFNFDFYI, encoded by the exons ATGTTATCGACTTCTCGTTATCTCCGCTCGGCGGCGGACTCCTCTTCTATTACTCCTTGCCCGGGAAAAAAAGTAATCGAGGCTCAAAACTGGGTGGACTTTCTGCCGCGCGATGTCTCTTTGAAGATAATGAAAAAGGTTGGGATCATTGAAATACTGAACACTATCCCAGTAGTATGTCACTCGTGGCATAAAATCAGTAAAGACCCTGAGCTTTGGCGCTACATCGACATGGAAAACCTCGACATTGAAAACCTCGTGCGCCTCCGCCCCACAGACTGTGATCTAGTTGAGATGACCAAGAGTGCAATTGACCGGAGCTGTGGCCAACTGATTGATCTCAAAATCGCAAGTTTTGGATGTGACGATCTCCTCATGCATCTTTCTAACAG GAAAAATCAGTTGAGAAGTCTCCGGCTTGTAGCGTGCTGGGACATTTCTGATGAGGGATTAAGTGAAGCTGTTAAAAAATTGTCATCCTTGGAAGAGCTTCACATTTATTATGGGAACATCACAGATGAAGGTCTGGAACTTGTTGGTCGCCACTGCCCGGGATTGAGATCACTCACATTTAATCAACAAGGTATGTTTAGTAGAGATGAGTCTAAGTCTGGTAATGATGAAGCATTTGCTATAGCAAGAAGCATGCCTGAGTTGTGTCACCTTAGCCTATTTGGGAATCAGATGTCAAACAATGGTCTGCAAGCTATCCTCGACTCTTGCCCTCATCTTGAATCACTTGATCTTAGGCAATGTTTTAAAGTTGACCTTGGGGATTTTGAATTGAGTAAAAGATGTTCTTCCATAAAAGGACTTCGCAGCCTTCATGACAGTACTGATGATTATGAATACGACTCATCCATTTTCAACTTCGACTTCTATATATGA
- the LOC124912694 gene encoding putative F-box/LRR-repeat protein 23 gives MWPYSRSRLHFGRKKTSSSSTCLSGKEVVETPNYFDKLPIDVLVAILQKVGTIDILLNVQLVCVLWRNICLDPVIWRSIDIHNIGKLCNLPDFLVTSDDLPYDVHKLTQIAIDRSCGQLVNINLEYMGNDHLLEYITDRLGLVFRKNKLKRLRFVWSFITDEGLSKVTKKMSSIEELHIVGDIKRVSLEIVGLNCPGLKSLTFKKQCLITKIEYTEVSGHGISFIRYEEDYDYDDGIDPNFVALAISRTMPQLQHLNLIGNGMTNEGLQAILDSCPRLESLDLRKCFRVDLRADLVLDKRCSSIKEFYHPDDSTDPNDDDFLSYDEADFEFPNNEYWQW, from the exons ATGTGGCCTTACTCTCGTTCTCGTCTCCACTTCGGGAGGAAaaaaacttcatcttcttctactTGCCTATCGGGAAAAGAGGTAGTCGAGACTCCGAACTATTTTGACAAACTGCCAATAGATGTGTTGGTGGCGATTCTGCAAAAGGTTGGGACTATTGACATACTGTTGAATGTCCAGCTAGTATGCGTTTTATGGCGTAATATATGTCTAGACCCTGTAATCTGGCGGTCCATTGACATACACAACATCGGCAAACTCTGCAACCTTCCCGATTTTCTAGTAACTTCCGACGACCTTCCTTATGATGTTCACAAACTGACCCAGATAGCCATTGACCGAAGCTGTGGTCAATTGGTTAATATCAACCTGGAATATATGGGAAATGACCACCTCCTCGAGTATATTACTGACAg GCTTGGGCTTGTATTTAGGAAAAATAAGTTGAAGCGACTTCGATTTGTATGGAGTTTCATTACAGACGAGGGATTAAGTAAAGTTActaaaaagatgtcatctatAGAAGAACTTCATATTGTTGGGGACATCAAACGTGTAAGTCTTGAAATTGTTGGTCTCAACTGCCCTGGTTTAAAATCACtcacatttaaaaaacaatgtTTAATTACTAAAATCGAGTATACAGAGGTGAGTGGTCATGGAATTAGTTTTATAAGGTACGAGGAGGACTATGACTATGACGATGGAATTGATCCTAATTTTGTTGCACTTGCTATCTCAAGAACAATGCCTCAGTTGCAACACCTTAACCTTATTGGTAATGGAATGACAAACGAAGGCCTACAGGCTATACTCGACTCTTGTCCTCGTCTAGAATCACTTGATCTTAGGAAGTGCTTTAGAGTTGACCTGAGAGCTGATCTTGTGTTGGACAAAAGATGTTCTTCCATAAAGGAATTTTACCACCCCGATGACTCTACTGATCCTAATGATGATGATTTTCTATCTTATGATGAGGCTGATTTTGAATTCCCCAATAATGAGTATTGGCAATGGTGA